A window of the Vicinamibacteria bacterium genome harbors these coding sequences:
- a CDS encoding DUF302 domain-containing protein: VLTVLGGRPTRAMTYVFGNALIAVEMTKHSPRVGLYVPLRLLVYEIEPGRLAVTYDVASRALAQYGSPKVDSVARGLDAKVEQLVADAVRLSSLAMENAS; this comes from the coding sequence GTACTCACCGTGCTGGGCGGTAGGCCCACGCGGGCGATGACCTACGTCTTCGGCAACGCCCTGATTGCTGTCGAGATGACGAAGCACTCCCCGCGCGTCGGGCTCTACGTGCCGCTCCGCCTTTTAGTGTACGAAATCGAACCCGGCCGTCTCGCAGTTACCTACGACGTCGCATCACGAGCCCTCGCGCAGTACGGCTCGCCAAAGGTCGACTCTGTTGCCCGGGGGTTGGACGCCAAGGTGGAGCAACTCGTAGCAGATGCTGTTCGTTTGTCGTCCTTGGCTATGGAGAACGCCTCATGA
- a CDS encoding GNAT family N-acetyltransferase: MTAAQIRRVGPAEASAYQSLFLEALRSVPTAFAADYEQEAARGLDEVARRLEREASYGAFLSGTLVGIVTLQAQPTPKRRHVGMVWNMYVADGHRGTGLASELFQHVLQVAEREVDQVDLYVAVVNQPAWKFYRRFAFESYGVMPRALRVAGVDYDALMMTKKFR; encoded by the coding sequence ATGACGGCGGCTCAGATCAGGCGCGTTGGGCCGGCTGAGGCCTCCGCGTATCAGTCCCTCTTTCTCGAGGCGCTGCGATCCGTTCCGACTGCCTTCGCCGCCGACTACGAACAGGAAGCGGCACGCGGCCTCGATGAAGTGGCCAGGCGTCTTGAGAGAGAGGCGAGCTACGGCGCGTTCCTGAGCGGAACATTGGTGGGAATCGTGACCCTGCAGGCGCAACCGACGCCGAAGCGACGCCATGTGGGGATGGTCTGGAATATGTACGTCGCCGATGGCCATCGAGGGACCGGCCTCGCGTCCGAGCTGTTCCAGCACGTGCTCCAGGTCGCGGAGCGCGAGGTGGACCAAGTCGACCTCTATGTCGCCGTGGTGAATCAACCGGCCTGGAAGTTCTATCGGCGATTCGCGTTCGAGTCGTACGGCGTCATGCCGCGCGCTCTGCGGGTCGCAGGGGTGGACTACGACGCGTTGATGATGACAAAGAAGTTTCGGTGA